In Clostridium sp. JN-1, one genomic interval encodes:
- a CDS encoding DUF6323 family protein, giving the protein MKNSIDLFQSNLLGKKVFNDIIQCNEATKEYGLKLSDKDVKEIIDTRNIALQKSGRIEFNGQIINKIIMSFCDSPYISQYNYNETINELVEIFYNYKNETLDYISDDELIEIMKEEFDNYCQGSLEILEGKALYRIASNIKSGFKDYTNLDNEKD; this is encoded by the coding sequence ATGAAAAATTCTATTGATTTATTTCAAAGCAATTTACTAGGAAAGAAAGTTTTTAATGACATAATTCAGTGCAATGAAGCTACAAAAGAATATGGATTAAAGCTCTCAGATAAAGATGTTAAAGAAATTATTGATACAAGAAATATAGCACTTCAAAAAAGCGGAAGAATAGAATTTAATGGTCAAATTATAAACAAAATTATTATGTCCTTTTGTGATTCACCATATATATCCCAATATAATTATAATGAAACAATAAATGAACTTGTAGAAATCTTTTATAACTATAAGAATGAAACTTTAGACTATATAAGTGATGATGAATTAATAGAAATTATGAAGGAAGAGTTTGATAACTATTGCCAAGGATCATTGGAGATTTTAGAAGGAAAAGCATTATATAGAATTGCAAGCAATATAAAAAGTGGGTTTAAGGATTATACAAATCTTGATAATGAAAAGGATTGA
- a CDS encoding GHKL domain-containing protein: protein MIIKKFPISKLFTDLLFPSLQISLLCCIPIYILFKDKINLNIIKKYFIISFVIGAVLQTGSYVLILPIFTIVILFLLRNSKDMETTIKILITIFTIYFIDIMYKGILKLDVYSNPVISSKNYIIEFLIILSFALLIYAIKKHIPHKFWNFKKVSPKQIRYRMILSISIPIALSIFFIYPLADLANYSGIHFITQCYLPLGIPLISIILILIIICNYDKNLKIEMDLKREIEEKYRIEEYAHMVEEMYTETRKFKHDYINMLIPLKEYIDTSNIKELKDFFYDNVLNMDKNIKWNNSNIDKLKYVKILPLKALLSTKLIKAVSLGINIKVEIVEYIYQISMNTMDLCRILGILLDNAIEASRMCNLPKLYFCICIKKDYVVIAVQNNFGNTKPIIHKIYKKGFSTKGDGRGLGLYILKNIIDTKYNNVFINTSIEDNMFTQELWIKSINGTS from the coding sequence ATGATTATCAAAAAATTTCCCATAAGCAAACTATTTACGGATCTACTCTTTCCTTCACTGCAAATTAGTTTATTATGTTGTATTCCAATATACATATTGTTTAAAGATAAGATTAACTTAAACATAATTAAAAAGTATTTTATTATATCTTTTGTAATTGGGGCAGTACTCCAAACTGGTTCATATGTCCTAATACTCCCTATATTTACAATAGTCATATTATTTTTATTAAGGAATAGTAAAGACATGGAAACCACCATAAAAATACTTATAACTATTTTTACAATATACTTTATTGATATCATGTATAAAGGTATTTTAAAATTAGATGTTTATAGTAATCCAGTAATATCTTCTAAAAATTATATTATTGAATTCTTAATCATACTATCTTTTGCACTTTTAATATATGCAATTAAAAAGCACATTCCACATAAGTTTTGGAATTTTAAAAAAGTTTCACCTAAGCAAATAAGATATAGGATGATTCTCAGTATAAGTATACCTATAGCTTTAAGTATATTTTTCATTTATCCTCTGGCGGATTTAGCAAATTACTCTGGAATACACTTCATAACTCAATGTTATCTTCCTCTTGGAATACCTCTTATTTCAATAATACTCATACTCATAATAATCTGTAATTATGACAAAAATTTAAAAATTGAAATGGACTTAAAAAGAGAAATTGAAGAAAAATACAGAATAGAAGAATATGCACATATGGTTGAAGAAATGTATACTGAAACTAGAAAGTTTAAGCATGATTATATAAATATGCTCATTCCTCTTAAAGAATATATAGATACTTCTAATATCAAGGAACTCAAGGATTTCTTTTATGATAATGTACTTAATATGGATAAGAATATAAAGTGGAATAACAGCAACATAGATAAATTAAAATATGTTAAAATATTACCTTTAAAAGCATTACTCTCTACAAAACTAATAAAAGCAGTATCATTGGGGATAAATATAAAAGTGGAAATAGTAGAATATATATATCAAATATCAATGAATACAATGGACTTATGCAGAATACTTGGAATACTTTTGGATAATGCAATAGAAGCATCAAGAATGTGTAATTTGCCTAAGTTATATTTTTGCATTTGTATAAAAAAAGATTATGTAGTTATAGCAGTTCAAAACAACTTCGGGAATACAAAACCAATAATACACAAGATATATAAAAAAGGTTTTTCAACTAAAGGAGATGGAAGAGGACTTGGCTTATATATCTTAAAAAATATTATAGATACAAAATATAATAATGTATTTATAAATACATCTATTGAAGACAATATGTTTACACAGGAATTGTGGATCAAAAGCATAAATGGGACATCCTAA
- a CDS encoding ATP-binding cassette domain-containing protein, with protein MEPILEVKSLTKYYKRKKVIDSISIKVFKGDIYGFIGPNGAGKTTTIKTILRLLKPSSGEVFIGGKNIFKSQENSPSDIGAMIDYPSFYNNLSGYKNLMLYANVLNLSKKRVYEVLELVKLMDDKDKKVSNYSMGMKQRLAVARAFLSKPRIVILDEPTNGLDPEGVRDMRNLIKKLARENNTTFIYCSHILNEVQNICNRAAMINKGRIIIEDSMENLLKSANSLEDYFMKAVGL; from the coding sequence ATGGAACCAATTTTAGAAGTAAAAAGTTTAACTAAGTACTATAAAAGAAAAAAGGTAATTGACAGTATTAGTATAAAGGTATTCAAAGGAGACATATATGGTTTTATAGGTCCAAATGGAGCTGGCAAAACAACAACCATAAAGACTATTTTGCGCCTGCTAAAGCCTTCAAGTGGTGAGGTCTTTATAGGAGGGAAAAATATATTTAAAAGTCAAGAAAACAGCCCTTCAGATATAGGTGCTATGATAGACTATCCAAGCTTTTACAACAATTTATCTGGATATAAAAACCTAATGTTATATGCAAATGTCTTGAATCTCAGTAAGAAAAGGGTTTATGAAGTTTTAGAGTTAGTAAAATTGATGGATGATAAAGATAAAAAAGTGAGTAATTATTCTATGGGAATGAAACAAAGGCTTGCAGTGGCCAGAGCATTTTTATCAAAGCCTAGAATTGTAATATTAGATGAACCAACTAACGGTCTTGATCCAGAGGGAGTAAGGGATATGAGAAATTTGATTAAAAAATTAGCCAGAGAAAATAACACCACTTTCATATATTGTTCCCACATTTTAAATGAAGTACAGAATATATGTAATAGGGCAGCAATGATAAATAAAGGCAGGATAATTATTGAAGATTCTATGGAAAACCTGCTTAAAAGTGCTAATTCTCTAGAAGATTATTTTATGAAAGCAGTTGGTCTTTAA
- a CDS encoding serine hydrolase gives MKISQTCKLIKKFVSGILVSLIIVMYSAVAPVSAQAADTTGTAITQSNESSIVVKINDKAIALDDLKPYIDSNSKVMIPLVPVLKQIKSDASVQVKEGRSVIVKDSNISVRFNSGDEKVTANGKLVTLSTKPLVSEGEVFVPLEFFSEVLNELVDWDSTTQVVKISNTEKNTEDSLNKPLFYTKDKIIATKLDDYLNALQKSDNFHGSVLVAKDGNILLNKGYGMANFEQNIKNTSQTRFLIGSMTKQFTAMAIMQLEEKGLLNEQDKLSKYVPDFPHGDEITIYNLLTHTSGIKSLDRIPGFFNMKPEDLQNINAAINFFKNQPLDFKPGTEFEYSNSGYILLGYIVEKVSGMNYENYLNENIFKPLNMNNTGIGYIGKEKMYNSSGYQGYLDVVPISDELVIDGVHGAGNLYSTTEDLYRWNMALDTEKLVSKKTMDKMFSKYVEMYKGSNIYYGYGWMIADTKNGHEVFHGGNTLGFTSNIARYTDKGLSIIILTNAGYYNINPLTYTLSNIALGDNYSMPKARNIIKLDNNSLNKYVGKYEIEGIGNVFIKNEDGHLYFYQNGVEQKYELFPESQYKFFLRTLDGNITFDTNSNGQVTGIDITNFIGKYHGDRTN, from the coding sequence GTGAAAATAAGTCAAACTTGTAAATTAATTAAAAAATTTGTATCAGGTATTCTTGTGTCGCTTATCATAGTTATGTATTCAGCTGTAGCACCTGTAAGTGCACAAGCGGCTGATACGACAGGAACGGCCATAACTCAATCTAATGAAAGTTCAATTGTAGTAAAGATAAATGATAAAGCAATTGCATTAGACGATTTAAAACCATATATAGACTCAAACTCAAAAGTTATGATACCGCTTGTTCCAGTACTTAAACAAATTAAAAGTGATGCTTCTGTACAGGTAAAAGAAGGTAGAAGTGTTATAGTAAAAGACTCTAACATAAGTGTTAGATTTAATAGTGGAGATGAAAAAGTAACTGCTAATGGTAAGCTTGTTACACTTTCCACAAAACCATTAGTAAGTGAAGGAGAAGTTTTTGTACCACTTGAGTTTTTCAGTGAAGTACTCAATGAATTAGTTGATTGGGACAGCACTACTCAGGTAGTTAAAATATCTAATACAGAAAAAAATACTGAAGATAGCTTAAATAAACCGTTATTTTATACAAAAGACAAAATTATTGCTACAAAATTGGATGATTATTTAAATGCATTACAAAAGTCAGATAATTTTCACGGCAGTGTTTTAGTTGCTAAAGATGGTAATATACTATTAAATAAAGGGTACGGTATGGCAAACTTCGAACAAAATATCAAAAATACATCTCAAACTAGATTTTTGATAGGATCAATGACAAAACAATTTACAGCAATGGCAATAATGCAGCTTGAAGAAAAGGGACTTTTAAATGAGCAAGACAAGCTTTCAAAGTATGTACCTGATTTTCCACATGGAGACGAGATAACTATTTATAATTTGCTTACACATACATCTGGCATTAAAAGTTTAGATAGAATACCTGGTTTTTTTAATATGAAGCCCGAAGACTTACAAAATATAAATGCTGCAATTAACTTTTTTAAGAATCAACCTCTTGATTTTAAACCAGGTACCGAATTTGAATATTCAAATTCAGGATATATCTTGCTTGGATATATAGTTGAAAAAGTAAGTGGAATGAATTATGAAAATTATTTAAATGAGAATATCTTTAAACCACTAAATATGAATAACACGGGAATAGGCTATATAGGAAAAGAAAAGATGTATAATTCAAGTGGATATCAAGGATATTTAGATGTTGTTCCAATTAGTGATGAGCTTGTAATTGATGGTGTACATGGAGCAGGTAATTTGTATTCAACTACAGAAGATTTATACAGATGGAATATGGCACTTGATACGGAGAAGTTAGTAAGCAAGAAAACTATGGACAAAATGTTTTCAAAATATGTTGAGATGTATAAAGGAAGCAATATCTATTATGGATATGGCTGGATGATAGCTGATACAAAAAATGGTCATGAGGTTTTCCATGGTGGAAATACGCTTGGTTTTACAAGTAACATAGCGAGGTATACAGATAAGGGGTTAAGTATAATTATACTTACAAATGCAGGATACTATAACATAAATCCACTTACGTATACACTTTCAAATATAGCATTGGGTGATAATTATAGTATGCCAAAAGCGAGGAATATAATAAAACTTGACAATAATTCACTTAATAAGTATGTGGGAAAATATGAAATTGAAGGTATAGGAAATGTTTTTATAAAGAATGAAGATGGACATCTTTATTTTTATCAAAATGGGGTAGAGCAAAAATATGAACTATTTCCAGAATCCCAATATAAATTCTTTTTGAGAACTTTAGACGGAAACATTACATTTGATACAAATTCAAATGGACAAGTTACAGGTATTGACATAACTAACTTTATAGGAAAGTATCATGGCGATAGAACCAATTAA
- a CDS encoding DUF6179 domain-containing protein, producing the protein MENTIEKYDCSAENKFSEESFLKDILVTCYEKRLLDDNTLARIYYERMELLRVKLKYYTKGESSSVMTEVAESILQCIDYTIGIYLKSFDNIELIIEELKHTSLSHMLKMGRDLIKDKKLECKKLFKELKTNKLKVDNYSYNDTIDDGFSLFFKEYDDFFAAHETPGCSIDYQLYIDTMNFIGIDYVYNYLYGLSLENEFCNKFDISEINKLLNGYDKKCELLLINIFELVLINSLGLIICNKDLSSLNINNLDREIIKNRLEKLSLQELQKELLRQGKKCTEILDVKNTALITYIKKSILKMTPFINERIKLNKLEEVFISFNEEKTNEIIEYTDGKKMTNFKFKKLTEEIRECSLVKNKILLIKNNIKSLEDLVDMLNADCLFGDEYITFFKSLSKMEIVILSKYISDLSFEYEYEKELYVEFNKYILSLKKEEQKAISELRERINL; encoded by the coding sequence ATGGAAAACACTATTGAAAAATATGACTGTTCTGCAGAGAATAAATTTAGTGAGGAAAGCTTTTTAAAAGATATTTTAGTAACTTGCTATGAGAAAAGGTTACTAGATGATAATACTTTAGCTAGAATATATTATGAAAGAATGGAGCTTTTAAGGGTAAAATTGAAATATTATACAAAAGGTGAAAGCAGTTCAGTTATGACAGAGGTGGCTGAAAGTATTTTGCAATGTATTGACTATACCATAGGAATTTATTTAAAAAGCTTTGATAATATAGAGTTAATAATAGAAGAATTAAAGCATACCAGTTTATCTCATATGTTAAAAATGGGTCGTGATTTAATTAAGGATAAAAAATTAGAGTGTAAGAAACTATTCAAGGAGCTTAAGACAAATAAACTTAAAGTTGATAACTATTCCTATAACGATACTATAGATGATGGTTTTTCTCTATTTTTCAAAGAATATGATGATTTTTTTGCAGCTCATGAAACTCCAGGATGTTCAATAGATTATCAGCTTTATATTGATACTATGAATTTTATAGGCATTGATTATGTGTATAATTATTTATATGGCTTAAGTTTAGAAAATGAGTTTTGCAATAAATTTGATATTAGTGAGATTAATAAATTATTAAACGGTTATGATAAAAAATGTGAATTATTGCTTATAAATATATTTGAATTAGTGCTTATTAATTCGCTGGGATTAATCATATGTAATAAAGATTTAAGCAGCCTTAATATTAATAATCTAGATAGAGAGATTATAAAAAATAGATTAGAAAAATTATCATTACAAGAACTACAAAAGGAATTGTTAAGACAGGGGAAAAAATGCACTGAAATTTTAGATGTTAAAAATACAGCATTGATAACTTATATTAAAAAGTCTATATTAAAAATGACTCCATTTATAAATGAAAGGATAAAACTAAATAAGTTAGAAGAAGTATTTATATCCTTTAATGAAGAGAAGACCAATGAAATAATAGAATATACTGATGGTAAAAAAATGACCAATTTTAAATTTAAAAAGCTAACTGAAGAAATTCGAGAGTGTTCCTTAGTGAAGAATAAAATTTTATTAATTAAAAATAATATTAAGAGCTTAGAAGATTTAGTAGACATGTTAAATGCTGATTGTTTATTTGGAGATGAATATATTACGTTTTTCAAAAGCTTATCCAAAATGGAAATAGTTATTTTATCTAAATATATATCAGATTTAAGTTTTGAATATGAGTATGAAAAGGAATTATATGTTGAATTTAATAAATATATTTTGAGTTTAAAAAAGGAAGAACAAAAGGCAATAAGTGAGCTAAGGGAAAGAATAAATTTATAG